From Deltaproteobacteria bacterium:
CGGGCTCCCATCGCCGCGCCATCTTCGAAAGGCGCGCCCCTACCGCCACCTTTCCCGCGAGCTCGGTCCGGAGCTCCTCGCTCAGAGTGAGGCTCTTGGTGCCGCCCCCGTCGAGCTGCAGCTCGAGGGTGGTGCGCTCGCCCACCTCGCCCATCCCGTTGCCGGTGGTGGGGAGCTGCTGGTTGCGGATGGCGTAGACGGTGCCCGTCCACTCCTCGAGGTAGAGCGCCATGCGCGAGGGCAGGAAGGTCCGCGGCTGCAGGCCGGCCTCCTCCACGTCGGTGCGCTCCTCGAGCTCGCTGGCCTCGATCAGCCGCGGGTTCCACTCGGCCTCCACCTTCCGGAGGTACTGCCCCACCGAGAGGCTCTGGCGGTAGCCGTCGCTCACCCGCCGCTCGATGATCATCCCCGTGTGATCGAGGATCACCGCCGGGCCGTCCGGGGGGAGGTCGACGACCACGCCCTGGAAGGCCTCCAGGAAGCGGTTGAGCACCGGCGAGGCGAGCATCAGGCCGCCGCAGAGGGCGATGAGGTAGAGGTAGGTGTGCCCCTGGCCTCGCTTGAAGGCGCGGGCCGCCGCGGCCAGCTCGGCGTCGTCCTCCAGGCCGCCATCGGGGCTCGTCTCGAGCTGCTCCGGATCGCTCACCGGGGCACTGTACGACAGATCCTCCCGGGTCGCCGCCCGGATCGCCGCCTGAGTCATCTGCAGGTCCTCTCGCGTCGGTGTCATCGGCCCCGGCTTTCTGGAATAGTGGGGCGCCATGAACCTCCGACACCACACTCCGGGCTTCGTTCCCCTCCTCCTCACGCTGCTGCTGACGGCCTGTCCAGCGGCCCAGCCGAAGGACGAGGCGCCGGTGGCCGCGGTCGACCCGCTGCGCACCGCGGAGATGATCCAGCTGCGCGACCAGATGGAGGTCGCCCGGCTGCGCACCCGGATCGCCCAGCTCCAGGCCGAGCTCGAGGGGCAGGCCGGGGGCGGGGAGGCCTGGGCGGTGATCTCGGTCTCCCTCCTCCAGCTGCGCTCCGACGCCGACGCGGCCTGGAACCGGATGAAGGAGGTCGTCTCGGTGCTGGGAAACACGGGGGGCGCCAGCTACTGGGCGCACCTGGGCATGGCCGAGGTCTACCTGATCTGGGAGCTGCCGGATCAGGCCCGGGGTGAGGTCGAGGCGGCCCTCGCCCTCTACCCGGCGACCGCGCCCGCCCTCGAGCGGCAGGGCCGGATCGCCCTGGCCCGAAAGAAGGACGAGGAGGCCCGCGCCGCCTTCACGGCCGCCTGGAGCGCCGGGGGGGCGAAGGGCGCGCCCTTCGCGGGGCTGGAGCTCGCCCGGCTGGAGCGCGAGGCGGACGGCCCCGCCGCGCTGGCGCGGGTACAGGAGGTCCTCGCCGCGCACCCCGAGCTGATCGAGGTCCTCGTGCTGGCCGCCGAGCTCTCCGAGGACGGCCCGGAGAAGACGGCCCTGCTCCAGCGGGCGGTGGAGCGGGCCCCCGAGAGCGGAGAGCTGGCGGGTGCGCTGGCCGGCGCGCTCGAGGGGGAGGGAAAGGACACCGAGGCCCTGGCCGCCTGGCATGCCTCGGCGAAGACCCACCCGGCGGACCTCGAGGCGTGGCGCGCGGTCGCCCGGCTGGCCCGCCAGGCCGAGGACGAGGCCATCGAGCGCGAGAGCCTCGAGAAGATCGCCGAGCTCGATCCCAACGAGACCGCGGCCCTGGTCCGGCTCGCCGAGCTGAAGGGGGCGATCGGGGACCTCGAGGGCGCCGAGGCGGCCTGGACCGAGATCCTCACCCGCAAGGCCGACGACGGCGGCGGGCACCTCGCCCGGGGCAAGGTGCGAGAGGCTCGCGAGGACTACCGGACGGCCATGGCGGACTACCGCGAGGCCCGGACCCTGGGGCACGCCGAGGCCGAGGCCTCGGTGCAGAGCCTCGCCGGGCGGATCGGCCTGCCCGCGAAGGCCCTCCAGGGGAAGAGCCCGGATCAGGTCTACGGGCGCGTCGCCCGGGTGCTCGGCAAGGCCTACGGGGCGCGCCTGAAGGAGACGCCGGAGCTGGGCGGCACCCTCTCGATCCAGGTCTGGGTGGAGAAGGGCGCCGTCGCCGAGGCCAACGTGGTCGAGAACAGCCTGCACGATCCGCTGATGGAGGCCCTGGCCTACTGGCTGGTCTTCGACGCGGCCTTCCCCACCGAGAAGGGGCGCAAGGAGTACACGCTGCCCTTCACCTTCGACCCCGCCGACTACAAGCCATGAGCCGGGTCCTCACCGGCGCCGATCGACTCGCGGCCGAGGGGGCCGCTCGCCTGCGGGGCCAGCGCGTGGGGCTGGTCTGCAACCAGAGCACGGTGATCCACCCCTCGCTCGAGCACCTCGCCGACCTGCTCCACGCCGCGCAGGGGGTCGAGCTCGCCGCCCTCTTCGCGCCCGAGCACGGGCTGCGGGGCGAGGCCCAGGACATGGAGTCGGTCGGCTCGACCCGCGATCCGGTCACCGGCCTGCCGGTGCACTCCCTCTACGGCAGCGACGAGGACTCCCTCGCGCCGCGGGCCGAGGACCTCGAGGGCCTCGACCGGCTGGTCTTCGACGTGCAGGACATCGGCACCCGCTACTACACCTTCGCCGCCACCCTCCTGCTCTGCATGCGCCGGGCGGCGCCCCTGGGGCTGCCGGTGCTCGTCCTCGACCGCCCCAACCCCCTCGGGGGTGGGCAGGTGCGGGGAGGAACCGTCGCGCCGGGCTTCGAGAGCTTCGTCGGGCTCTATCCGGTCCCCGTGCGGCACGGCCTCTCGGTGGGGGAGCTCGCCCTCTGGCTGCAGCGCGAGCTGGTCCCGGAGTGCGAGCTGGAGGTGCTCTTCTGCGAGGGGTGGCGCCGCGCCGACTACTTCGACGCGACGGGCCTGACCTTCGTGCCGCCCTCGCCGAACATGCCCACCCTCGACACCGCCATCGTCTACCCCGGGCAGTGTCTGATCGAGGGGACCGAGCTCTCCGAGGGGCGGGGCACCACCCGGCCCTTCGAGCTCTTCGGGGCGCCGGGCCTCGACGGTCATCGTCTCCACGCCGCCCTCCGCTCGGAAGGGGGGCCGGCGGGCCGCGCGACCCTCGAGGGGGCGGTGCTGCGGGAGGCCAGCTTCCGGCCGATGTTCCAGAAGCACGCGGGCCGGACCTGCGGGGGGCTCTTCCTCCACGTGACCGATCGTGAGCGCTTCGACCCCTTCCGCTTCGGCCTCCACCTGATCCACACCGTCGCCACCTGCTTCCCCGAGGTCTTCGCCTGGCGGGAGAAGGCCTACGAGTTCGTGGAGGAGATCCCGGCCATCGACCTGCTCACCGGCTCGGCGGCCTTCCGCGAGGCGGTGGAGGCGGGGAGGGCCCTCGACGCGATCTTCGCCGAGCAGGAGGAGGCCGAGGCCGCCTTCCGCTCGGCAAGGGAAGCCTTCTTGCACTATTCCTAGAGGGGCGATGGCTTCACCTCCTTCCAGCGAGCCCGAGCACCCCTCTCCGCCGGAGCGGAGGGAGGACCGCGACCGGGTGCTGGTCGCCGAGGACAACGATCTCCTCGGAGAGCACGTGAGCCGGATCCTCTCTCCCTACTGGGAGGTCATCCTCTGCCGGAACGGCGAGCAGGCCTGGCGGACGACGAGGGAGCAGCTGCCGGACCTCGTCCTCTCCGACGTGATGATGCCGGGGATGGACGGCATAGAGCTCTGCGAGCACATCAAGCAGGACCCGGCGACCCGGGAGATCCCGGTGGTCCTGGTGACGGCGCTGGGGGAGATCGAGGATCGCCTCCGGGGCTTCGACGCCGGCGCCGACGAGTACGTCACCAAGCCCTTCGCCGCGCGGGAGCTGGTCGCCCGGCTCCGGGTGCTCCTCGAGCTGCGCCGGGCCAAGCGACGCCTCGAGAAGCACACCGAGAGTCTGGAGCGGCTGGTGGACGCGCAGGTCGGACACATCCTGGAGCAGAACCAGAAGCTCACCCGGGCGAACCGCCAGATGGAGGACTTCCTGGCGGTGGCCGCCCACGACCTGCGCTCTCCGCTCGTCTCCATCAGCGGCTTCGTCGATCTGCTGCGCGGGTACCTCGGGGATCCCATCCCGGAGGAGGTGAGCGAGGCCCTCGGCCGGATCGACGTGAACATCGACTGGATGGCCAACCTCACCGCTCGCTTGCTCTCCCTCTCCACCGTCCACACGGCTCGCGACGAGCGCCGGATGGTGGAGCTCGCCGTCCTCTTCGAGAGCGTCGCCCTTCGCACGCACGAGACCGTGGCCCGCGCGGGGGGATCGCTCTCGATCGAGGCGACCGATCGCCAGATCCCCGGCGATCCGGTCCACCTGGAGGAGGCCCTGGTCAACCTGATCGAGAACGCCACCAAGTACCGTAGCCCTCGGCGCCCCCTCCAGGTCAGCCTGCGGGTGCTGGACGACCCTCCGGGCGACTCGTCCTTCGCGGAGATCGTGGTCGAGGACAACGGCCGCGGGATCCCTCCCGCGCACCGGGAGCGGGTCTTCGAGCCCCTGGTCCGCCTCGAGACCGGGGTGGGGCAGGGCGCCGGCTTCGGCCTCCACATCGTGCGTCGGGTCGCCGAGACGGCGGGCGGCCGGGTGTGGATCGAGGGGGAGGAGGGCGAGGGGATCCGGGTCCACCTGCGACTCCCCACCCAGCTCGTCCCGGAGGGAGAGGAGGGGCCGCGCGATGGCTGAGGTCGCCCTCTTCGGGGGCTCCTTCGACCCCCCCCACCTCGGGCACGCCTACGTGATCACCACGGTGCTGGCCCGCGAACCGGTGGAGGCGGTCTGGCTGCTGCCCACCCACTCCCACGCCTTCGGCAAGCGGCTGGCCGACTTCGAGCTGCGCCGGCAGATGTGCGAGGCCCTGGCCTCGATCTTCGGCGGGCGGGTGCGGGTCGATCCCATCGAGGCCGAGCTGGCCGCGGCGGCCGGCAGCGAGGCTCACGCCTCTCGCACCGTCGAGACCGTGGCGGCGCTCAAGGAGCGGTACCCCGAGCTCGACCTCGCCTGGGTGATCGGCTCGGACCTGGTGGACGAGGTGCCGACCTGGAGGGAGCCCGAGCGGCTCCGCTCCCTCTGCCGCTTCGTGGTGGTGGACCGGGC
This genomic window contains:
- a CDS encoding hybrid sensor histidine kinase/response regulator — encoded protein: MASPPSSEPEHPSPPERREDRDRVLVAEDNDLLGEHVSRILSPYWEVILCRNGEQAWRTTREQLPDLVLSDVMMPGMDGIELCEHIKQDPATREIPVVLVTALGEIEDRLRGFDAGADEYVTKPFAARELVARLRVLLELRRAKRRLEKHTESLERLVDAQVGHILEQNQKLTRANRQMEDFLAVAAHDLRSPLVSISGFVDLLRGYLGDPIPEEVSEALGRIDVNIDWMANLTARLLSLSTVHTARDERRMVELAVLFESVALRTHETVARAGGSLSIEATDRQIPGDPVHLEEALVNLIENATKYRSPRRPLQVSLRVLDDPPGDSSFAEIVVEDNGRGIPPAHRERVFEPLVRLETGVGQGAGFGLHIVRRVAETAGGRVWIEGEEGEGIRVHLRLPTQLVPEGEEGPRDG
- a CDS encoding nicotinate-nicotinamide nucleotide adenylyltransferase, with translation MAEVALFGGSFDPPHLGHAYVITTVLAREPVEAVWLLPTHSHAFGKRLADFELRRQMCEALASIFGGRVRVDPIEAELAAAAGSEAHASRTVETVAALKERYPELDLAWVIGSDLVDEVPTWREPERLRSLCRFVVVDRAGHGAGEGVPIPDVSSTEVRARLAAGQSVDHLVPARVAKLAGAAAHYRRG
- a CDS encoding DUF1343 domain-containing protein, translating into MSRVLTGADRLAAEGAARLRGQRVGLVCNQSTVIHPSLEHLADLLHAAQGVELAALFAPEHGLRGEAQDMESVGSTRDPVTGLPVHSLYGSDEDSLAPRAEDLEGLDRLVFDVQDIGTRYYTFAATLLLCMRRAAPLGLPVLVLDRPNPLGGGQVRGGTVAPGFESFVGLYPVPVRHGLSVGELALWLQRELVPECELEVLFCEGWRRADYFDATGLTFVPPSPNMPTLDTAIVYPGQCLIEGTELSEGRGTTRPFELFGAPGLDGHRLHAALRSEGGPAGRATLEGAVLREASFRPMFQKHAGRTCGGLFLHVTDRERFDPFRFGLHLIHTVATCFPEVFAWREKAYEFVEEIPAIDLLTGSAAFREAVEAGRALDAIFAEQEEAEAAFRSAREAFLHYS